Proteins encoded by one window of Psychromonas sp. L1A2:
- the yaaA gene encoding peroxide stress protein YaaA encodes MIVVISPAKTLDFETPATTSEFTEANLLEQSQLLINRCQTLSIQDIASLMKVSDKIAGLNVARFTQWQTPFSLDKDAKQCLFAFKGDVYTGLEAETLSETALQYAQQNLRILSGLYGLLRPLDLMLAYRLEMGTRLDNERGTNLYQFWGDLITEQLNKQLVAQSSAYLVNLASNEYFKAVKTKALKATVITPIFKDQKNGQYKVISFYAKKARGLMARYIMENEITDIERLKGFTIGGYYFVEAASTATDLVFQRDEQ; translated from the coding sequence ATGATAGTTGTTATTTCTCCAGCTAAAACGTTAGATTTTGAAACACCGGCGACGACTTCTGAGTTTACAGAAGCCAATTTATTAGAACAAAGTCAGTTATTAATAAACCGTTGCCAAACATTATCAATACAAGATATCGCTTCATTAATGAAAGTTAGTGATAAAATTGCAGGTTTAAATGTAGCTCGTTTTACACAATGGCAAACACCTTTTTCATTAGATAAAGATGCTAAACAATGTTTATTCGCTTTTAAAGGTGATGTTTATACTGGATTAGAAGCTGAAACCTTAAGTGAAACTGCATTGCAATATGCACAACAGAACTTGCGCATTTTATCTGGTTTATATGGTTTATTACGTCCTTTAGACTTAATGTTGGCGTACCGACTTGAGATGGGAACTCGTTTAGATAATGAACGTGGCACAAACCTTTATCAATTCTGGGGTGATTTAATTACCGAACAATTAAATAAACAACTTGTTGCTCAAAGTTCAGCGTATTTAGTTAACCTTGCTTCTAATGAATACTTTAAAGCCGTTAAAACTAAAGCATTAAAAGCGACAGTCATTACACCTATTTTTAAAGACCAAAAGAATGGGCAATATAAAGTGATTAGTTTCTATGCGAAGAAAGCTCGTGGTTTAATGGCGCGTTATATTATGGAAAATGAAATAACTGATATTGAGCGATTAAAAGGCTTCACTATTGGTGGTTATTACTTTGTTGAAGCTGCTTCAACAGCAACTGACTTAGTTTTTCAGCGTGATGAGCAATAA
- a CDS encoding alpha/beta fold hydrolase yields MTYFLRALLLPFLFTLLPIAGQADIPMLESKSNSQLNSSLDNKYELNTEVHLDANFSPAINTFWNKHAQIKTFDSEVGGTINTVHIKTGSTNAIVISQGRNESVLKYKELVFDLSNQGYDVFLIDHRGQGYSSRLGGDAYRGHVQEFNDYIIDLTTFINSLQLEKNYQSRFILSHSMGSAISALYLEEQTHPFTAAVFFSPMLSINLGSMPPFIAKAVSYISDLVCSWFSDLACYAPGVGPYIQTAFEHNILTSSVKRYQSSSNTFKDAPVTQLGGPTMRWVNKSLFATEKAIQQASKINIPIMVIKAGRDTVVTEQGQNAFFANTNDCKGNKLIRIENARHELLLEQDQYRIPAINEALDFFQQSQQGKLSCIK; encoded by the coding sequence ATGACATACTTTTTAAGGGCTTTATTATTGCCTTTTCTTTTCACTTTATTACCTATCGCAGGTCAGGCCGATATTCCAATGCTAGAGAGTAAATCAAACAGTCAATTAAATAGCAGCTTAGATAATAAGTATGAACTCAATACAGAGGTACATCTTGATGCAAACTTCTCTCCTGCTATTAATACTTTTTGGAATAAACATGCTCAAATAAAAACATTCGACAGTGAAGTTGGTGGCACGATTAATACCGTTCACATTAAAACAGGTAGTACTAATGCGATTGTTATCAGCCAAGGGCGTAACGAGTCCGTATTAAAGTATAAAGAATTAGTTTTTGATTTAAGTAATCAGGGTTATGACGTTTTTTTAATCGATCATCGAGGACAAGGGTATTCTAGCCGTTTAGGTGGAGATGCTTATCGTGGACATGTGCAAGAATTTAATGATTATATAATAGACTTAACAACATTTATTAATTCACTACAGTTAGAAAAAAATTACCAGTCTCGCTTTATTTTAAGCCACTCGATGGGCAGTGCGATTAGTGCTTTGTATCTAGAAGAACAAACACACCCTTTTACTGCCGCTGTTTTTTTTAGTCCTATGCTTTCTATTAACCTAGGAAGCATGCCTCCTTTTATTGCTAAAGCAGTCAGTTACATTAGTGATTTAGTCTGTAGTTGGTTTAGTGATTTAGCCTGTTATGCACCAGGCGTAGGACCTTACATACAAACAGCTTTTGAACACAATATTTTAACGAGTAGCGTTAAGCGCTACCAATCTAGCTCGAATACTTTTAAGGATGCCCCTGTAACTCAATTAGGTGGTCCGACTATGCGCTGGGTAAATAAAAGCTTATTTGCAACAGAAAAAGCAATTCAACAGGCTTCGAAAATAAATATTCCCATTATGGTTATTAAAGCAGGTAGAGATACTGTTGTAACAGAACAGGGCCAAAATGCATTTTTTGCTAATACAAACGATTGCAAGGGTAATAAATTGATACGTATAGAAAATGCTCGACATGAACTACTGTTAGAGCAAGACCAATACAGAATACCAGCAATAAACGAAGCACTCGATTTCTTTCAACAATCTCAACAAGGTAAACTGTCATGTATAAAATAG
- the tsaA gene encoding tRNA (N6-threonylcarbamoyladenosine(37)-N6)-methyltransferase TrmO: MSSFQYNVIGTLHSPYKEKFAVPRQPGLVPSAKAELEILTPYNDINAFNGLDDFSHLWLIFEFHKNIATTDIENGWSPTVRPPRLGGNKRLGVFATRSPNRPNSIGLSLVEFHGLIQRDGKLFLSLSNIDLVDGTPIVDIKPYIPYADAIPTARAGFAQTSPERTLTVSFSEQANLQLQALSEQYQDLQQFIIEVLQQDPRPAYKKLKPDEKIYAMHLSDFNIKWQCTLETITVLSIKWV; encoded by the coding sequence ATGAGTAGTTTTCAATATAATGTAATAGGCACTTTACATTCTCCTTATAAAGAGAAGTTTGCAGTACCAAGGCAACCAGGTTTAGTACCGAGTGCAAAAGCGGAGTTAGAAATATTAACTCCCTACAATGATATTAATGCTTTTAATGGTTTAGATGATTTTAGTCATTTGTGGTTAATCTTTGAATTCCATAAAAATATAGCAACCACAGATATTGAAAATGGGTGGTCTCCTACTGTGCGCCCTCCGCGCTTAGGGGGTAATAAGCGACTCGGTGTATTTGCGACTCGTAGTCCAAATCGTCCTAATTCAATTGGTTTATCATTAGTAGAGTTTCATGGATTGATTCAACGCGATGGGAAGTTATTTCTTTCATTAAGTAATATAGATTTAGTAGATGGCACGCCTATTGTCGATATTAAACCTTATATTCCTTACGCGGATGCAATACCAACCGCTAGAGCCGGGTTTGCACAAACATCACCAGAGCGAACATTAACCGTTAGCTTTAGTGAGCAAGCCAACTTACAACTGCAAGCTTTGTCTGAACAATATCAAGATTTACAACAATTCATTATTGAAGTGTTACAACAAGATCCTCGACCTGCTTATAAAAAATTAAAGCCTGATGAAAAAATCTATGCAATGCACCTTTCTGATTTTAATATTAAGTGGCAATGCACATTAGAGACGATCACTGTTTTATCTATTAAGTGGGTTTAG
- the gmhB gene encoding D-glycero-beta-D-manno-heptose 1,7-bisphosphate 7-phosphatase gives MSNAKPAVFLDRDGVINKDNGYVSQRDDFEFIEGTIEACIELQKKGYLLVVITNQSGIARGLFTEEQFNTLTEWMDWSMSDRGVDLDGIYYCPHHSEEGQGEFKVDCECRKPKPGMLKNAIEDLNIDIEASILVGDKVSDLQAGIAAGIKTNYLVRSGKDITEQGETLATAVFDDLAAIAKAI, from the coding sequence ATGAGTAATGCAAAACCCGCAGTATTTTTAGACCGAGATGGTGTCATTAACAAAGATAATGGCTATGTTTCACAGAGAGACGATTTCGAATTTATTGAAGGCACTATTGAAGCCTGTATTGAACTTCAGAAAAAAGGTTACCTATTAGTTGTCATTACAAACCAATCAGGTATTGCACGTGGTTTATTCACTGAAGAGCAATTTAATACATTAACTGAATGGATGGATTGGTCTATGTCTGATCGTGGTGTCGATTTAGATGGTATTTACTATTGTCCTCATCATAGTGAAGAAGGCCAAGGTGAATTTAAAGTTGACTGTGAATGCCGTAAGCCAAAACCTGGGATGTTAAAGAATGCTATTGAAGACCTTAATATAGATATAGAAGCATCAATTTTGGTCGGCGATAAAGTTTCTGACCTACAAGCTGGTATCGCTGCAGGGATTAAAACCAACTATTTAGTACGTTCAGGCAAAGATATCACTGAACAGGGTGAAACATTAGCAACAGCTGTATTCGATGATCTTGCTGCTATTGCTAAAGCCATCTAA
- a CDS encoding rhomboid family intramembrane serine protease → MQRYLKPAKHSLAIMLFCTILLIINSIFTVNRFGIAPREASYLSGILFAPFLHGDWAHLISNFFPFVIFSSLIGLHSLKRFWIVFILSILGTGTLVWLFARGGSIHIGMSGVVYAMWGYLIVYGFRQKHFRDIVISVLVLILYGGLVFGVLPSSPNISYESHLFGALAGGAIGYRLSKPKKKS, encoded by the coding sequence ATGCAACGTTATCTAAAGCCAGCAAAACATAGTTTAGCGATTATGCTGTTCTGTACCATTTTACTCATTATTAATAGTATTTTTACTGTTAATCGGTTTGGTATTGCACCGCGAGAAGCGAGCTATTTATCAGGAATACTTTTTGCGCCATTTTTACATGGTGATTGGGCGCATCTCATTAGTAATTTTTTCCCTTTTGTTATTTTCTCAAGCTTGATTGGGTTACATAGCCTCAAACGATTTTGGATAGTCTTTATATTGTCAATATTAGGCACTGGTACTTTAGTGTGGTTATTCGCTCGTGGTGGCAGTATTCATATCGGAATGAGTGGTGTGGTCTATGCCATGTGGGGATATTTGATTGTTTACGGATTTAGGCAAAAACATTTTCGAGATATTGTTATCTCGGTATTGGTTTTAATATTATACGGTGGTTTAGTTTTTGGTGTATTGCCGAGTTCACCAAACATCTCTTATGAAAGCCATTTATTTGGGGCTTTAGCTGGAGGTGCTATCGGTTATCGCTTGTCTAAACCTAAAAAGAAATCTTAA
- a CDS encoding PilT/PilU family type 4a pilus ATPase, protein MLDRLLGYLDKYKGSDLYISVGLPPTIKLNGRLESLSEDDLIDEDIYSLLESALNEESFIEFKRKKEANFAFHRPEIGRFRISAFMQKDSPGMVIRRIQEKIPTFDELLLPEKLKEVCMAKRGLILFVGATGAGKSTTQAAMIGYRNNHASGHIFTVEDPIEFIHEHARSVITQREVGLDTDSFEEALRNSLRQAPDVIVQGEIRTRETMEFALNFAGTGHLCMATLHANNANQALDRILHLVPKERHRQFLYDLSVNLNAIVAQQLIPTPDGKGSRAAFEILFNTPTIANAMRKGELHELKRIMASSTEHGMQTFDQALFKLYADGRISYIEALAHADSENDLRLMIKLEIGTESKPNSLSNLTIN, encoded by the coding sequence ATGTTAGATAGATTACTAGGTTATCTAGATAAGTATAAAGGTTCTGATTTATATATTTCTGTTGGTCTACCTCCGACGATTAAATTAAATGGCCGATTAGAATCATTATCTGAAGATGATTTGATTGATGAAGATATTTATAGCTTATTAGAAAGTGCGTTGAATGAAGAAAGCTTCATTGAATTTAAACGTAAAAAAGAAGCTAATTTCGCTTTCCACCGTCCAGAAATTGGACGTTTTCGTATTAGTGCTTTCATGCAAAAAGATAGCCCTGGTATGGTTATTCGTCGTATTCAAGAGAAAATACCGACATTTGATGAGTTATTATTACCTGAAAAGCTGAAAGAAGTCTGTATGGCTAAACGTGGTTTAATCTTATTTGTTGGAGCAACAGGTGCAGGTAAATCGACCACTCAGGCTGCAATGATCGGATATCGTAATAATCATGCATCAGGTCATATTTTTACCGTTGAAGATCCTATTGAATTTATACATGAACATGCTCGTTCAGTGATTACACAAAGAGAAGTAGGTTTAGATACCGATTCTTTCGAAGAAGCGTTACGTAATTCATTACGACAAGCACCTGATGTTATTGTACAGGGTGAAATCAGAACGCGTGAAACAATGGAATTTGCATTAAACTTCGCAGGAACAGGGCACCTTTGTATGGCAACTTTACATGCAAATAATGCTAACCAGGCGTTAGACCGTATTTTACATCTTGTGCCTAAAGAACGTCACCGACAGTTTTTATACGATCTGTCTGTTAACTTAAATGCCATTGTTGCTCAACAGTTAATTCCAACACCTGATGGTAAAGGAAGCAGAGCAGCCTTTGAAATTTTGTTTAATACACCGACTATTGCAAATGCAATGCGTAAAGGTGAATTACATGAACTCAAACGAATTATGGCTTCCTCTACAGAGCATGGTATGCAAACCTTCGACCAAGCTTTATTTAAATTATACGCAGATGGTAGAATTAGTTATATTGAAGCATTAGCACATGCAGATTCAGAAAATGATTTACGTTTAATGATTAAATTAGAAATCGGCACTGAATCAAAGCCCAACAGCTTAAGCAATTTAACCATTAACTGA
- a CDS encoding type IV pilus twitching motility protein PilT, with protein MDITELLAFSVKHKASDLHLSAGVPPMIRVDGEVRKINMPALEHKEVHNLIYDIMNDKQRKDFEEELETDFSFEIKELARFRVNAFNQNRGAAAVFRTIPSEVLTLDDINAPAIFKDISDYPRGLVLVTGPTGSGKSTTLAAMVDYINESRNEHILTIEDPIEFVHTTKKSLINQREIHKDTLSFDMALRSALREDPDVILIGEMRDLETIRLALTAAETGHLVFGTLHTTSAAKTISRIVDVFPAAEKAMVRSMLSESLRAVISQTLLKKNGGGRVAAHEIMIGIPAIRNLIREDKVAQMYSVIQTGKIHGMQTLDQCLRDLVAQGIASYEDAASKAMDPKTF; from the coding sequence ATGGATATAACGGAATTATTAGCCTTTAGTGTAAAGCATAAAGCATCAGATCTACACCTTTCTGCAGGTGTTCCTCCAATGATTCGTGTAGATGGTGAAGTACGTAAAATAAATATGCCTGCATTAGAACATAAAGAAGTACATAATTTAATATATGACATCATGAATGATAAGCAACGCAAGGATTTTGAAGAGGAGCTTGAAACAGATTTTTCTTTTGAAATTAAAGAGCTAGCTCGTTTTCGTGTTAATGCTTTTAATCAAAACCGTGGTGCAGCTGCTGTATTTCGTACCATCCCTAGTGAAGTCTTAACATTAGATGATATTAATGCTCCTGCTATCTTTAAAGATATCTCAGACTACCCTCGTGGTTTAGTGTTGGTAACTGGACCTACTGGTTCAGGTAAATCGACAACATTAGCAGCAATGGTTGATTACATTAACGAATCTCGAAACGAACATATCTTAACCATTGAAGATCCTATCGAGTTTGTCCACACCACTAAAAAATCACTCATTAACCAACGTGAAATTCATAAAGATACTTTAAGTTTTGATATGGCGTTACGTAGTGCGTTACGTGAAGATCCCGATGTTATTCTAATTGGTGAGATGCGTGACCTTGAAACGATTCGTTTAGCATTAACTGCCGCTGAAACCGGACATTTGGTATTTGGTACTTTGCATACTACCTCTGCTGCTAAAACAATTAGCCGTATTGTCGATGTATTTCCTGCTGCAGAAAAAGCAATGGTACGTTCTATGTTATCAGAGTCATTACGCGCTGTAATTTCACAAACATTATTGAAAAAGAATGGTGGTGGCCGAGTTGCTGCACATGAAATAATGATCGGTATTCCGGCTATTCGTAACTTAATTCGTGAAGACAAAGTGGCACAAATGTACTCTGTTATTCAAACCGGTAAGATACATGGCATGCAAACACTGGATCAATGTCTTCGAGATTTAGTCGCTCAGGGAATTGCATCTTATGAAGATGCAGCATCAAAAGCGATGGATCCTAAAACATTTTAA
- a CDS encoding proline--tRNA ligase, with protein MRTTNYLLSTQKEAPSDAVIASHQLMLRAGMIRKLASGLYTWLPTGLRVLRKVEKIVREEMERAGVVEILMPVVQPADLWHETGRWDKFGGELLRIKDRNNRDFVLGPTHEEVVTELVRKEVNSYKQLPLNLFQIQTKFRDETRPRFGVMRAREFTMKDAYSFHLEQECLEKTYQNMFDAYCRIFDRLGLEYRPVIADTGSIGGSASHEFHVLAQSGEDAIVFSDQSDYAANIEKAEALSPAFDRPAASAELAVVDTPNAHTIEEVCNLLNVEASNTVKTLLVEGDAKEGEMAPVIALVLRGDHNLNEIKVEHVEGIASPLRFAGAQQILDAANCEAGSIGPKGLTIRTIVDRSAEKLADFICGANENGKHLTGVNWDRDITDYEIADLREVVEGDPSPCGKGTLSIARGIEVGHIFQLGDTYAKSMNAAVLNQQGKNQVMTMGCYGIGISRIVAAAIEQNNDQNGIIWNDTLAPFSVVIVPMNMKKSHRVADLAEQYYAELKTAGIEVLLDDRKERPGIMFADAELIGIPHTLVIGDRSIDNGVIEYKDRASGEKQEVKIEEVIEFIKAKFA; from the coding sequence ATGCGTACTACCAATTATTTATTATCCACTCAAAAAGAAGCTCCAAGTGATGCAGTAATTGCCAGCCACCAGCTGATGTTACGCGCAGGTATGATCCGTAAATTAGCATCAGGTTTATATACTTGGCTACCAACAGGTTTACGTGTTTTACGTAAAGTAGAAAAGATTGTACGTGAAGAAATGGAACGTGCAGGCGTGGTTGAAATTTTAATGCCTGTCGTACAGCCAGCAGATTTATGGCATGAAACGGGTCGTTGGGACAAGTTTGGTGGGGAATTATTACGTATTAAAGACCGTAATAACCGTGATTTTGTTTTAGGCCCAACACATGAAGAAGTGGTAACAGAACTTGTACGTAAAGAAGTAAACAGTTACAAACAGTTACCACTTAACTTATTTCAAATTCAAACTAAATTCCGTGATGAAACTCGCCCTCGCTTTGGTGTGATGCGTGCACGTGAATTCACTATGAAAGATGCTTACTCTTTTCACCTTGAACAAGAATGTTTAGAAAAAACGTACCAAAATATGTTTGATGCCTACTGCCGAATCTTCGATCGTTTAGGTTTAGAGTATCGCCCAGTAATTGCTGATACAGGTAGTATTGGCGGAAGTGCGTCTCACGAATTCCACGTATTAGCGCAAAGCGGTGAAGATGCAATTGTATTTTCTGACCAAAGTGATTATGCAGCGAACATTGAAAAAGCAGAAGCATTATCACCTGCGTTTGATCGCCCAGCAGCAAGTGCTGAGTTAGCAGTCGTTGATACGCCTAATGCACACACTATTGAAGAAGTGTGTAACTTACTTAATGTTGAAGCATCAAACACAGTTAAGACATTATTAGTTGAAGGTGACGCCAAAGAAGGCGAAATGGCTCCAGTTATCGCATTAGTATTACGCGGCGATCACAACTTAAATGAAATTAAAGTTGAACATGTTGAAGGGATTGCAAGTCCATTACGTTTTGCAGGCGCTCAGCAAATTTTAGATGCTGCAAATTGTGAAGCAGGCTCTATCGGTCCTAAAGGTTTAACTATTCGTACAATCGTGGATCGCAGTGCTGAAAAATTAGCAGATTTTATTTGTGGCGCTAACGAAAATGGTAAGCACTTAACAGGTGTTAACTGGGATCGCGATATCACTGATTATGAAATTGCTGATTTACGTGAAGTGGTTGAAGGTGATCCAAGCCCATGTGGTAAAGGCACACTATCAATTGCACGCGGTATCGAAGTAGGTCACATTTTCCAACTAGGTGATACGTACGCAAAATCAATGAATGCAGCCGTATTAAACCAACAAGGTAAAAACCAAGTAATGACTATGGGTTGTTACGGTATTGGTATTTCACGTATCGTTGCTGCTGCTATTGAACAAAACAACGATCAAAATGGTATTATTTGGAATGATACATTAGCACCTTTCTCGGTCGTGATTGTACCAATGAATATGAAAAAATCTCATCGTGTTGCAGATTTAGCAGAGCAATATTATGCAGAATTAAAAACAGCTGGTATTGAAGTACTATTAGATGATCGTAAAGAACGTCCAGGTATTATGTTTGCAGATGCTGAACTAATCGGCATTCCGCATACATTAGTGATTGGTGATCGTAGTATTGATAACGGTGTTATTGAATATAAAGATCGTGCTTCTGGCGAAAAACAAGAAGTGAAAATTGAAGAAGTCATTGAATTTATTAAAGCAAAGTTTGCTTAA
- a CDS encoding Cof-type HAD-IIB family hydrolase, with protein sequence MYKIAISDLDGTLLGPDHKVSSKTKESIQQWKNTGRKFVIATGRHYIEAKKIQDELGESIFLITSNGARVHDQHGNIILKQNLPTDIATAICENSFDPSVQINLFTDQKWFANFSMQELVGMSIDTDFYCQTTDLKVIDKSNTIKIFFWGDREKLDVIYEMLDKRFADRVNLTFSLDRCLEVMEANTNKGAAVDAVLKIMGLTAQQAIAFGDGMNDVEMLCGVGKPILMANSQKDLLSALPDAEITQSSQEHGVAVKMDAILNEALS encoded by the coding sequence ATGTATAAAATAGCCATCTCAGATCTTGATGGAACCTTACTTGGACCTGATCATAAGGTTTCAAGTAAAACTAAAGAAAGTATTCAACAATGGAAAAACACTGGTAGAAAATTCGTTATTGCTACTGGACGTCATTATATAGAAGCAAAAAAAATACAAGATGAGTTAGGGGAGTCTATTTTTCTAATTACCTCAAACGGTGCTCGCGTACATGATCAACATGGCAATATTATATTAAAGCAAAACTTACCGACTGATATTGCAACGGCAATCTGTGAAAATAGCTTCGATCCATCAGTACAAATAAACTTATTTACAGATCAAAAATGGTTCGCTAACTTTTCAATGCAAGAGCTAGTCGGTATGAGTATAGATACCGACTTTTATTGTCAAACAACAGACTTAAAAGTCATTGATAAATCTAACACGATTAAGATTTTCTTTTGGGGCGATAGAGAAAAACTAGATGTCATTTATGAAATGCTAGATAAACGATTTGCCGATAGAGTTAATCTCACTTTCTCATTAGATAGATGTTTAGAAGTGATGGAAGCCAATACTAATAAAGGTGCGGCAGTGGATGCTGTATTGAAAATAATGGGCTTAACTGCGCAACAAGCGATTGCCTTTGGCGATGGAATGAATGATGTTGAGATGTTATGCGGCGTTGGTAAACCTATATTAATGGCTAACTCACAAAAAGATCTTTTAAGCGCATTACCTGATGCTGAAATCACCCAATCTTCACAAGAACACGGCGTCGCCGTTAAAATGGATGCCATTTTGAACGAGGCATTAAGTTAA
- the rcsF gene encoding Rcs stress response system protein RcsF, giving the protein MNRLVIIVFIALVSGCSNYQFHSNVDKENFDDYFKPSHVVVYEKKQLLDLEYTVLGAVEGSSCQEAEIDVPASEREARTKARFNAADMNANGIIFHSCLNIEQDETCISNVICYGRALDVEIPENE; this is encoded by the coding sequence ATGAATAGACTTGTTATTATCGTTTTTATCGCCCTAGTTTCTGGCTGTAGCAATTATCAATTTCATTCTAATGTTGATAAAGAAAACTTCGATGATTACTTCAAACCATCCCATGTGGTTGTTTATGAAAAAAAGCAGTTGCTAGATCTTGAATATACTGTCTTAGGTGCAGTAGAAGGGAGTAGTTGTCAGGAAGCTGAGATAGATGTTCCTGCAAGTGAACGAGAAGCGCGTACTAAAGCAAGATTCAATGCCGCTGATATGAATGCTAACGGTATTATATTTCACTCTTGCCTCAATATTGAACAAGATGAAACCTGCATTAGTAATGTGATCTGTTATGGACGTGCATTAGATGTAGAAATTCCTGAAAATGAGTAG